One Augochlora pura isolate Apur16 chromosome 10, APUR_v2.2.1, whole genome shotgun sequence DNA window includes the following coding sequences:
- the Tsr gene encoding cofilin/actin-depolymerizing factor homolog tsr, whose product MASGVTVADVCKTTYEEIKKDKKHRYVIFYIKDEKQIDVEVIGPRDAAYDAFLEDLQKCGSGECRYGLFDFEYTHQCQGTSEASKKQKLFLMSWCPDTAKVKKKMLYSSSFDALKKSLVGVQKYIQATDLSEASEEAVEEKLRATDRN is encoded by the exons ATG GCATCTGGAGTAACTGTGGCCGACGTTTGTAAGACAACGTACGAGGAGattaaaaaagacaaaaaacATCGATATGTAATCTTTTACATTAAGGACGAGAAGCAAATCGATGTTGAAGTGATCGGACCTCGCGATGCCGCTTACGATGCCTTCCTTGAGGATTTGCAAAAGTGTGGCAGCGGAGAATGCCGTTACGGTCTTTTCGACTTTGAATACACTCATCAGTGTCAGGGTACATCCGAG GCTtccaagaaacaaaaattattcttgatGTCGTGGTGTCCCGACACGGCCAAAGTTAAGAAGAAGATGTTGTACTCGAGTTCTTTTGATGCTTTGAAAAAATCTTTAGTCGGTGTGCAAAAGTACATACAAGCAACAGACCTTTCAGAGGCTTCTGAAGAAGCTGTGGAAGAGAAGCTCCGAGCCACTGACAGGAATTAG